The DNA region ATATGGTGTATGAAAATAGAAAAAGATGCCCTGAATTTGTTTAATACTATCTATAAATTTGCAGAAATCCTCTATTTCAGTTTTATTAATATTATTTATCGTGAAATTGATATACAGGGAAGAATGACTTGATTCCTGCACATTTTTTATTATCCTGTCAAATGATTCACCACGTAAGTAATCATGAGTTTTTTGCAAACCATCTATGCTGACAAAAACAGTAGTTGCCGAGGTCTGTAAGGGAAAGGTGCCATTAGTATAGATAATCGTGGTAAAAAAGCCCTTTTTTCGAGAATATTCGATAATATCTTCCAGACTGTAATCCTTATCATGCCAGACAAAAGGTTCGCCACCTTGAATATAGAGTGTCCGCCCTCCTTCATCATAAAAGGAATCAATTGCCCTCATTACTTCAGTAAAACTGAGACTTTTTTCACCTCGGTCTGGTATCCGGCATTGACGACATCGCAGATTACAATTATTAGTTACCACTAAACCACAAATAAGAGGAGTATGTTTGTTAAAGATTAGATGATCAATTATATATTTAGTGCCGTAAAACAGGTATCCCATGATTAGCCTCCCTAATTTATAAAAAATTATATGCAATAAATCTTTACATTTATCTCTATTGAACTTCAATATAAATATCTTCAGGAATATTTTCTGTCAATATAAAAACTTGTAACAATTACTCACATGTCAATTTTGTAATAACACTCATCCCCCCGAAATTAAAATATACTGAACAAAATTAGAGTAAAATAAATATGTAACAAATAGCATAATATACTTGTATAAAAACATAGCTCCTAATAATATGACATCGACTAAAATAAAATATATAAGGAGCTATGCCATGAACATAGTTAAAGAAAAAGAAGTTAAGAAAATTTTGCAAGGAAAATTATATAATCTGACTTATTATTTAGGTAACAATATGTCTAAACCTCTTACAACATTCATACGACAATCTATTACAGGGATTATTAAATCAAAAGGTTGCATTTTAAGACAAATTGCCATTGAGTTAAAAGAAGATATTACTATCAAAAAAACTACAGAAAGACTAAGAAACCATCTGTCAAAACCGGAATTAACTACTCAACTTCGAAGCAGATTATTGGAAAAAGCAGCTCGAAAACTAAACAATGATTCCATTATTGTAATGGATGATAGTGACATAATAAAATCAAGTGCTACTGAGATGGAAGGGTTAACTTACATTAGAGATGGAAGCGGTGAGCACAAAAATGGATTCGGATACAAATTGATCAATGTTGCTGCCGTCAATTCCAGTGAAGAAACCGGGTGTGAAATAATTCCCATGATGTCTGAATTATATAGTGATGATATTGAGATAGATAGTTGCAAAAATATTCTCTTTGATCAAATCAATGAAATACAAATAGCTTCTGGCAACAAGGGAATATATACCTGTGACCGTTATTATGATGATAAAAAGTTATTTAAAGAGTTATCTGATAATGATGCGGATTTTATTATCAGAGCTAAGAAAAACAGGAAACTGATATATCAGTGTAAACCTATAGACTTTATTGATTTAGCAAAGACAGTAAATCTTGATGTAAGTGTGAAATCCAATGATGGTACAGAATTAGAGGTAGGAGCAATTAGAGTAGAAATTCCTGTTGATCCGCATCCTCGTAAAAAACCGAACACAGTGAGTGTATGGCTGATTGTCGGAAGGTATGTTAAGAAACCTCAAAAAAGAAATAAACGAGAATTTGACAGTGCCGATAAAGGAGGTTATTTCTATCTTTATGCAAGTGTCAGACATCTTAATGATGATAGAGATGAAATCATATTTAAGGGATTAAGTGGTTATAGATTACGCTGGAAAATTGAGGAATTTCACAGACATGTTAAGCAAGATTTTGGTTGGGAAAAGATGCAGTTGATGGACTACACAAGATTAAAAAACATGAATTTATTGTTATTGGCAGCACTGTTTCTTATTTATAGTATGTATGATTTGAGAATGACTTTGTTTAGAATATTTCCAAGATTTATGTGTGACAGGAAACGAGATATGAAGAAGATAGTTTTCATATATTATCGTATTACCAAAGTTGTGAATTATTTATTTAGTAACTGGAAACTAATGGTTAGGAAAAAGTATAAGGGATACTATGCTGAATATTTACAAATGAGGATAAAATTCAAATGAAAAACGGGGGGATGCCAGATTTTGTAATAAATATTGACAACAATCAGTAATGAATTAATTAAATATATTAACGCAAAGGAAGAAACTGAAATTATGGATGAATATTGCATTAGGAGAATGAATCGCAGGGAGCTGGATATTGCTCTGAACTGGGCAGCAGAGGAAGGTTGGAATCCTGGGATTTATGATGGTAATTGTTTTTTTGCCGCAGATGCGGGTGGATTTCTTGCCGGATTTCTGGGAGATAAGATGATTGCCAGTATATCGGCAGTTAAATATGGAAAATCCTTTAGTTTCATTGGATTTTATATAGTTCATCCTGAATATCGCGATCAAGGCTTTGGTGTGAAAATCTGGAAAGCTGGACTTGCTGACTTAGCAGGAAGAACTGCTGGTTTGGATGGAGTGGTTTCTCAGATTGCAAATTATCAGAAATCTGGTTTTGTGCTGGCTCATAATAATATCCGGTATCAGGGAATATCCCAAAAAGAATCATCATCCTGTCCAGGAATGAAGCTTCTGGCAGAAATTCCCTTTAAGACTGTGCGTGAATATGATCGTAGATATTTTCCTGAAAAACGGCAATCATTTTTGCAAAATTGGATCAGTCAGCCCGGAACTATTGCCCTGGGAGTAATTCAACAGGATAAATTATCAGGTTATGGCTGTATCCGTCCCTGCCGGAAAGGATATAAGGTGGGGCCATTATTTGCAGAAAAATATGAGGTAGCAGAGTATTTATTGAGTACATTACAGTCAGCGATCCCATCTGGAACGGAGTTCTTTCTTGATATTCCGGCACCCAATACCTCAGCCAGGATTTTAGTGGAGAAATATCAAATGAAACCTGTCTTTGAGACGGCGAGGATGTTTTTGGGTAAATATCCTGAATTGTCATTATCAAAAATTTATGGTATTACCAGCTTTGAATTAGGTTAAATAAGGGAGAGAAAATGCGTGAATTACGAAGAAAAGACCGCTTAATAAATGAGCAGTCAGCAAACAAGATATTAGTAGAAGGAGAATATGGTGTATTATCTACAGTTGATGAACATGGCCAGCCTTATGGTGTGCCTTTGAATTATGCTTATCAGGATAGATGTATCTATTTTCATGCTGCTCACATGGGTCACAAGATTGATAATATTGCCTATAATGATCGAGTTTCTTTTTGCGTAGTGGGCAAAACAAAGGTAATCCAGTCAGAATTTACCACAAAATATGAAAGCGTGATCTGTTTTGGTAAAGCAGGAATCGTGGAAGGAGAAGAAAAGAAAAAGGGTTTAATGGGGCTGATAGAAAAATATTCCCCTGATTATCTGAACGCTGGCCTGAAAGCTATTGAGAAAAGTCTTAAAAATGTGGCAGTGATCAAGTTAGAAATAGAATATATATCAGGTAAGGCAAGCAAATAGTCAGTAATTTATCAAATTACACTTTACGCAGGTTAATAACGAATATCGTACCTTGAGGTTGATTTGATTTCACAGAGATATTTCCCTCAAATTCCTCAATTGTTTTCTGAACGATATATAATCCAATACCAGTATGACCAGTTTTGCCGTAATGATATCCTTTTTCAAAGATTTTGGGCATAACTTCCAGCGGTATGCCCACGCCATTATCAGTAAAAGTTATCTGGCAAAATTCATCTTCTTCCGATATCTCTATTTTGATCTCATCCGCCTTTCCATGTATTACGGCATTACTGATAAGATTATCAAAAACTGAATACATTGCCTCGTCAGCTTGAACATTTTTCTTTTGATCACCAGAAATAATGATTTTGATCTCAGGATGGTTAACTGTAATCTCATCAATCACCATTTTAAGATCAATTTTCTCCTGGAATTTTACATTTTCAAGATTCACTGTCTGTTTCTGCTGGTTTCTGATAGTATTAATGCATCTGTTGACAACTCTACGCATTTCTGTCAGTAGATGATCCTGCGGTTTATCTAGATAAAGTTCCAGAGCACTATCAATTACTGCCAGATCATTGGCAATATCATGTCTGAGGATAGAATTCATTATTCGTAACCGCTCATGTGCGATCTTTAGTTGCTCCTGTGCTTTCTGGCGTTCAGTCACATCTCTGACGGCTGCAATCCGTATATTTTCTCCGGTGTTTTTTACGTTCTTTGATTCCAGCTCCGCTATGAAAGGTGAACCATCTTTACGGATAGCTGTTACCAGATAAGGCTTTACTTCCTGCTTCTTGGCGATATTATAGATGATTTTGGCTTTATCTTTCATTTTGGGAATATAATCAAGCAGATATTTACCTATACACTCTTCTCGGGAGTAACCGCTAATTTTCAAAAAAGAGTCATTGGCATCAATTATTGTCCCCTTTTTATGGACAACAATACCTTCAAAGGTGGCTTTTGTGAGAAATTTAAATCTTTCTTCACTTTCTTTAAGTTTTCTTTCAGCGTTTTTCCTGGCTGTGATATCCTGAACAGTTATTATACCCGCCTGTTTATCATTATAAGTCGTGGAAGTTCCACTGAGCCAGACCCATTTTTCATTACCGGATTTTGTGATGATCTTAAATTCATAACTATTGATAGTATCCAGACTCTTTTGTCTTCTTATTCCGATAGATTTCACTTTTTCCTGATAATCAGGGTGTACAAAATCCCAAAACCTCATCTGCATTAATTCCTGATTTGAATAACCGGAAATAAGGGATGCAGCTTTATTCGCATAAACCCATTTATCATTTTGATAGATCATTATTGCCATGGGAGAAGTCTCTGAGATAATGCGGAATTTTTCTTCACTCTCGTGGGTAGATGGAATAACCTCACTTCGTTCCTGGACATTGATCCTTGTTCCTGAATGTTCATCACTGTAAGAGATTTTCCACTTTAACCCCCCATCAGATTCATATGTTAATTCTCCCTGCAATTGAAATTCCACTATAGCATAAGCTGTTCTTATACCCATGGAATTCAAAGCCAATAAATCCTTATCAGGGTCAATTCCTACCCCATTATCGCTAATTTCCAGAACAACCAGGTTATTTTCATCGCGATCGAGTTTAATTTTTATTATTCCATCTTTCATCCCGATAAAGGCATGCTTAAAGGCATTGGTAATTAGTTCCGCTAGAACGAGTCCTAATGGAACAGCAGAATCAATGGAAACTTTCACTGAGACAAGATCAAGCTCAATTCGATAATTATTTTCTTTAGTATAAATATTCATCATGTGCTCAGAAAATTCTTTGATGTAGTCCTGCAAATCTATTGAAGAGAGATCCTTTTCCTCATAAAGTTTCTGATGTACCAGTGACATGGAATATATCTTATCTGCAATTTCCTGATTTAATTTGATTATATCCTCGTTCTCAGAAAATTCTGCTGACATTATCAACATCGCTTCAATTATCTGCATATTGTTTTTGGTTCTATGGTAAAGTTCTCGCAATAAGCTTTCTTTTTCTCTTAAACTGCCAACTATCTTCTGCTCAGCCTGTTTATGCTTAATAGCCAATGCCACTTCTTCAGAAACAAAATTGAGTAGTTCCATATCTTCTTCAGAATAGCAATGTTCATCATGATAACACTGCACTGAGATAACTCCAATAACGGAATTATCTATTTTTAGCGGAACTCCAAGCCATAATTTGGGCAGCTTTCCAGTCAGCTTGATAATACCCTTGCTCTCCATGTTTTTCAGTTCATTTTGATTGACCAGCTTTGCTTTACCCGTTTCAATCACGTACTGTGTTATACCTTTCGAATCAAAATACTCCATTGGCTGAGGTTTTTGCTCAAGTTCACTTACAAAATAGGGAAATGCTATCTTTTTGGTTTGTTCATCAATTAGTGCAATATAGAAATTTTTTACATTTACGACTTCACTTAATAACCAGCGGATCCTCTTGAAAAGTTCATCTAGGTCATCTGCCTGGTTGATTGCACTTGAGATATTATAAAGCACCTGCTGTTTAATTTCTGATTTGCGCCTTTCAGTAATTTCTGTCAGCGAGCCGGAGATATATTTAACTACACCATCTTCTAAAATTGGGGTTTCATTTACTTCTACCCGGATTTTTTTCCCGACTTTTGTTATCAATTCAAGTTCATAAACCGGTTGTGTTTCGCCTGTTCTTATAGCTTTCATGGTATTCTCAAATCCAATTTCATTAATGGGATTATCAGTCACTAATTCTGTCCAAATGACCAATGCTTCTTCTTGAGTATATCCTAGCATTTTTTCTACCTGTGGGCTTAAATAAACTATCTGATGATCAGCAGTGTGAATATAGAACATATTTATGCTGTGCTTAATCAGCCATTCATGATCAATGCCATAATTTTGCTGAAATTGAAGTTTATCAGTCATCTAAGTTATTTATCGCTGTTAATAGTTCGTAAAGATTTACAGGTTTAAAAAAATATCCAAGTGGATTTAATTTCATTGCTCTATTTTTATATTCTTCATCAGAATACCCGGTAATAAAAATAATAGGTATATATTGAGATTCAATGATTTTCTCTGCAGCATCAAGACCATTTATATCTCCCTTAAGATTTATATCCATGATGATTAGATCAGGGTGGCACTCGAGGGCTTTATCGATTGCTTCTCTGCCGGTAGTCACATATCCCAGAACATCATATCCTTTGGAGCGAAAATAGATCTCAAGCCTCATGGCAATGATGATCTCATCTTCCACTATCAATAATTTTCGTTTATCTTTTGACATTACAATCTCCTATACTCTACTACCCATAATGTAATGAATTTTTAATAATATTGTCAATAAATAATGTCACAAGTGGCAATGTGCACCAGCCAAAACCTTGCGAATGGTCGATAGACCTCCGCAATGGTTGATCAGAGGTCAGAGTTTTTTAAATCTATAGTATTATGCAATTTAGAAAATAATTATCTTGCTCATATCGGTCAATCATTGCGGAGGTTTGCAACCATCCGCAAGGTCTTAGCAAGGTCAATTTCCCAATATTGACAAATTTGATGCATATGCCCATAAAAATTATGGGCACATAATATTTAAGTGATTATAGTTTGAACGATTTCAACCCCCTTTTTTTTCCAGGTTTTAATATTAGGTTTTCTGATTTATGTCCTGCAAAATGCTACTATTGAAAAAGTATATTTGATAATTATGTCAAGCATTGAGTGTACATCAGCTTTAATTAATGATTATCATTCATTTTTTATTCAGAAATAAAACCCTTAGTAAAACAGGCTCTGGGATCAATTGAGAAGACTCATGAATTTTGTCCTGAATTATACACTTGTTTACTTTAAATATTTCCCATTTCTACCATTATCATAAATAGATCAGTTGTTTTATTTGACTCATATTTAAGGCTTTTTCAGCTAATTTATTGATATATATTAAATTACGTGATATTAATGCCCTAAATAACCACCCTGTACCCTCCCTGTGGGTTACCTGTGGGTTACAAGTGTATCATTTCCCAAATTAGCCTCGTAATCCAGTACAGATGATCTCATATTATATTACAACGTTTTTACTCATAATCAGTTAATTATTTAATGTTCACTTCTTTGAGATCAAATCCAGCTCTTCTGCCTTTTTGGTAATTGTTACATAGCTAAATTAATAAATTTTATCTTGATAACACCCACTGTAGATGTAGATATTTTTGTCTGGCATGGAAATTGCTTTATACTATATGAATAAGCTGTAAATGAAAAGGAGTATATATGAAGAATGGAATTGTTATCTTAATAGTAGCACTGTTTAGTGTTTTTCTTTTTGGTGGTAATGTAGAGTATTCCGTGTCAATGGAATATCCAGAACTTAATATGAATGGAGATGTTCTGGAGATAAATTATAATGATTGTATAGAAATCGGATTAGAGGGAGAGCCATCGCTTCCCTGGAAAGGGATAGATATACTTCTTCCGCAGGATGAGGAAGTTACTAGTGTAAACATTGTGGACATACAATATTATCCAATGGAAGAGAGTGGAGTTATAGCACCGGCAGTTCGTCCTTTCCCGATCAGTCAGCCAGCACCTGCAGATTATCAGGCAGTACCTGATCCCGAAATTTATGAAAGAGACAGCGTATTTCCCCAGCGGAGTATTAGCGATGCCTATACAGGATATTTATCCGGTCATGGTATTGCATCCTTACAGTTTTGTCCTGTAGAATATAATCCGGTTCGCGGAAGTGTGAGATTTATAAAATCCGTTACTATTGATCTGGAAACGCAATATAGTAACAGAGCCCAGGATGTGGAAGCAAATTTGAAGATAAATCCTGCAATAGTAAAGAGAATAGAGAAAATAGTTGATAACGCTGAGGCATTATCAAGCTACAATTATACAGAAAATGGCGGAAGACTGATAGATTATGATATGCTTTTGATCACTAATTCAGAATTAGAGCCTTATTTTCAGGATTATGTAGATTTCAAGAAATCAACGGGATTTTCAGTGGCAGTAGAGCTTGTGGATGATATCTATAGTAATTATACAGGAATCGATGAGGCAGCACAGGTGAGAAGCTGCATCATATCATATTATCAAAGCTATGATATCCAATATGTGATCCTGGCAGGAGATGCCGGAAATCCTAATGAAACAGCGATAGTACCTCACAGGGGCTTTTCAGTCGATGATGATCCATCCTTGCCTTCAGATATGTATTTCTCTAATTTAGACGGCACCTGGGATAATGACGGAGATGGTTACTGGGGAGAACAGAATGAAATAGATCCTTATGCAGAGCTGGCAATTGGCAGGATTTGTGTAGATAGTGCCACCGAAGTTAGTAATGCCACAAATAAGCTGATCTCTTATCAAAACAGTCCAGTAATAGAAGATATTGAAAAGGCTGTCATGGTGGGAGAATCATTAAATGATAATCCACAAACCTGGGGCGGAAATTATAAAGACCAGATAGCTGATGGTGGATATTATGATGGTTACAGTACAACCGGGATCAGTGATAATTTCAATGTGAATTATTTTTATGAAAGAGATATGAACTGGAATAAATATGATCTTTTTGATGAATTTTCTGATGTGGGAATTAATCTCTTGAACCATTTAGGTCATTCCAGCAACACATATAACATGAAAATGGATAATGGTGATCTCACAGAGGGCAATTTTACAAATAACGGTTTAACCCGCGGTTTTGTGATTGGATATTCACAGGGATGTTATAACGGTTCATTTGATAACTGGCATTATAATGGATATTATACTGATGATTGCTTCGCAGAGAAATTTTCTGGTGGAATATCAAGTGGTGAAGTTGCCAGTATTTCCAATTCCCGTTACGGATGGTATATGCCCGGAGGAACAAATAGTTCATCACAATATTATGACCGATTGTTCTTTGATGGTATTTTTGGAGAAGAAGTCAGTGAAATTGGATTGGTGAACCAGTATTCTCATGAATATAATGCGAGTATGATGCAAAATAATAGTAATATGCGCTGGGTATGTTATGAAACTAATCTTTTTGGAGATCCATCGATGGACATCTGGACAGCAGAACCGGAAGATATGATAGTCAATCATCCTGTAACACTGCCTATAGGAATAGATCAGATCCAGATAACATCTGATACTGAAAATGCCAGAATAGCATTAGTTCAAGATGGTGAATTAATTGGTAGAGGAATTACGGATGCCGCAGGTACTGCAAATATTGAAACTTTTGAGCCCATCAGTTCACCTGGACTGATCAGTGTATCTGCAATAGCTCATAATAAGAACCGTTTTCAGGGAAATATTGTGATCGCTACAGACCAGG from Candidatus Stygibacter australis includes:
- a CDS encoding transposase, translated to MNIVKEKEVKKILQGKLYNLTYYLGNNMSKPLTTFIRQSITGIIKSKGCILRQIAIELKEDITIKKTTERLRNHLSKPELTTQLRSRLLEKAARKLNNDSIIVMDDSDIIKSSATEMEGLTYIRDGSGEHKNGFGYKLINVAAVNSSEETGCEIIPMMSELYSDDIEIDSCKNILFDQINEIQIASGNKGIYTCDRYYDDKKLFKELSDNDADFIIRAKKNRKLIYQCKPIDFIDLAKTVNLDVSVKSNDGTELEVGAIRVEIPVDPHPRKKPNTVSVWLIVGRYVKKPQKRNKREFDSADKGGYFYLYASVRHLNDDRDEIIFKGLSGYRLRWKIEEFHRHVKQDFGWEKMQLMDYTRLKNMNLLLLAALFLIYSMYDLRMTLFRIFPRFMCDRKRDMKKIVFIYYRITKVVNYLFSNWKLMVRKKYKGYYAEYLQMRIKFK
- a CDS encoding pyridoxamine 5'-phosphate oxidase family protein; the protein is MRELRRKDRLINEQSANKILVEGEYGVLSTVDEHGQPYGVPLNYAYQDRCIYFHAAHMGHKIDNIAYNDRVSFCVVGKTKVIQSEFTTKYESVICFGKAGIVEGEEKKKGLMGLIEKYSPDYLNAGLKAIEKSLKNVAVIKLEIEYISGKASK
- a CDS encoding radical SAM protein; protein product: MGYLFYGTKYIIDHLIFNKHTPLICGLVVTNNCNLRCRQCRIPDRGEKSLSFTEVMRAIDSFYDEGGRTLYIQGGEPFVWHDKDYSLEDIIEYSRKKGFFTTIIYTNGTFPLQTSATTVFVSIDGLQKTHDYLRGESFDRIIKNVQESSHSSLYINFTINNINKTEIEDFCKFIDSIKQIQGIFFYFHTPYYGLDDLYIDHEERNQILMNLLKYKKKYKILNSQAGLKSALRNDWKRPLDICRVYEEGKIYQCCRFPGNPELCKNCGYLSYAEIDQTLKLKPSAIMNAIKYF
- a CDS encoding PAS domain S-box protein, which translates into the protein MTDKLQFQQNYGIDHEWLIKHSINMFYIHTADHQIVYLSPQVEKMLGYTQEEALVIWTELVTDNPINEIGFENTMKAIRTGETQPVYELELITKVGKKIRVEVNETPILEDGVVKYISGSLTEITERRKSEIKQQVLYNISSAINQADDLDELFKRIRWLLSEVVNVKNFYIALIDEQTKKIAFPYFVSELEQKPQPMEYFDSKGITQYVIETGKAKLVNQNELKNMESKGIIKLTGKLPKLWLGVPLKIDNSVIGVISVQCYHDEHCYSEEDMELLNFVSEEVALAIKHKQAEQKIVGSLREKESLLRELYHRTKNNMQIIEAMLIMSAEFSENEDIIKLNQEIADKIYSMSLVHQKLYEEKDLSSIDLQDYIKEFSEHMMNIYTKENNYRIELDLVSVKVSIDSAVPLGLVLAELITNAFKHAFIGMKDGIIKIKLDRDENNLVVLEISDNGVGIDPDKDLLALNSMGIRTAYAIVEFQLQGELTYESDGGLKWKISYSDEHSGTRINVQERSEVIPSTHESEEKFRIISETSPMAIMIYQNDKWVYANKAASLISGYSNQELMQMRFWDFVHPDYQEKVKSIGIRRQKSLDTINSYEFKIITKSGNEKWVWLSGTSTTYNDKQAGIITVQDITARKNAERKLKESEERFKFLTKATFEGIVVHKKGTIIDANDSFLKISGYSREECIGKYLLDYIPKMKDKAKIIYNIAKKQEVKPYLVTAIRKDGSPFIAELESKNVKNTGENIRIAAVRDVTERQKAQEQLKIAHERLRIMNSILRHDIANDLAVIDSALELYLDKPQDHLLTEMRRVVNRCINTIRNQQKQTVNLENVKFQEKIDLKMVIDEITVNHPEIKIIISGDQKKNVQADEAMYSVFDNLISNAVIHGKADEIKIEISEEDEFCQITFTDNGVGIPLEVMPKIFEKGYHYGKTGHTGIGLYIVQKTIEEFEGNISVKSNQPQGTIFVINLRKV
- a CDS encoding response regulator, producing the protein MSKDKRKLLIVEDEIIIAMRLEIYFRSKGYDVLGYVTTGREAIDKALECHPDLIIMDINLKGDINGLDAAEKIIESQYIPIIFITGYSDEEYKNRAMKLNPLGYFFKPVNLYELLTAINNLDD
- a CDS encoding GNAT family N-acetyltransferase; protein product: MNRRELDIALNWAAEEGWNPGIYDGNCFFAADAGGFLAGFLGDKMIASISAVKYGKSFSFIGFYIVHPEYRDQGFGVKIWKAGLADLAGRTAGLDGVVSQIANYQKSGFVLAHNNIRYQGISQKESSSCPGMKLLAEIPFKTVREYDRRYFPEKRQSFLQNWISQPGTIALGVIQQDKLSGYGCIRPCRKGYKVGPLFAEKYEVAEYLLSTLQSAIPSGTEFFLDIPAPNTSARILVEKYQMKPVFETARMFLGKYPELSLSKIYGITSFELG